TGGGCCTCCAGGTCGGTGGCCAGCTCGAACAGGTCCAGGCCGCGGGCCGGGTCCTTGGTGGGGTGCACGGAAACGTGCCCCTTGTCGTTGATGTCGAAGTAGCCGATTCCCCAGCCTTCCACGTTGTACAGCTCGCGGGAATCTTCGATGCTCCACTTCTTGTCGATCTCTGCCTCCGGGCTCGGGCGCCTGGCCATGGTCGGTTCAGGTGAAAGCGGGGACGGAATTTGGAGCCGATGGCCCCCGCGCGAAAGTGGTGCCGCTCTCCGCGGCGCGCGCAGCCCCCGCCACCCTGTCGCGCCCGCGGGGCGGCGGATACTTTCCGGCGAGCACACGTCCCGAAAAAACGCCCGGACCCCAGATCCCTTCGATGTACCACGCACCCGACTTTTCGCAGCCCCGCTTCGCCAGCGCGCCCGACGCCACCTTCGCGCCGGCCCCGGCCGACGGGGTGCTTCCGGAAGGTTTCTTTTCGACGACCAACCTGCCGACGTACGTCCGCCTGAACGGCGAGTGGAAGCTGCCCCGCGACCCGCGCATGGACAGCGCCCTGGTGCTGGACCCCGACGGCGTTCCGCGCGTGCTGGAGGCGCGCTACGTCCGCGCCGGGCAGCAGGTGGCCATGGGGCTGGCCGAGGACGGCAGCGAAGGCATCTTCGTGCACGCCAGCGGGCTGATGGGCGCCGAGGGCGACGTGGGGCCCGAGGGCGAGTTCAAGTTCATGTCGTCGGAGGTCAGCCGCGAAAAGCCGACGGACTACGGCGAGATGGCGCGCATCCTGGTGGACGAGCGCGAGCGCGGCGGCCACTTCATCTGGGTCGTAGGCCCGGCGGTGCTGCACTCGCGCGGCCGCGACACGCTGGCGTGGTTCATCCGCGAGGGGTACGTGGGCGCGCTGTTCGGCGGCAACGCGGTCGCCGTGCACGACATCGAGAGCGCCACCATGGGCACCACGCTGGGGATGAACAACCGTGGCATTCCCATGGAGGGCGGCCACGCCTTCCACATGCGCGCCATCAACCGCGTCCGTGCCGCCGGCTCCATCCCCGCAGCGGTGGAGCAGGGGATCATCCGCGAGGGGGTGATGCACGCCGCGGTGACGTCGAAAGTGCCGTACGTGCTGGCCGGCTCCATCCGCGACGACGGCCCGCTTCCCGACACCATCACCGACGCCATCCGCTGCCAGGAGGTGATGAAGGAGCACACGCGCCGCTGCACGGGGGTCATCATGATCGCCACGGCGCTGCATTCGATCGCCACCGGCAACATGCTGCCGTCGTACGTGTGGAAGGAGGAGACCGGCGAGGTGCGGCCGCTCACGACGATCTGCGTGGACTCGTCGGAGTTCGTGGTCAGCAAGCTCAAGGACCGCGGCACGCACCAGGCCTTCGGCGTGATCACCAACGCGCAGGACTTCCTGCACGTCCTTCGCTTTTACGTGGAGCAGGAAGCCGCCTCGCGCGCCCAGGCTCCCGCGGGCGTCGCCTGAGCGCGGCGGCGGGCGGCGCCTCGCCCGGCGCCGTCAATCCGCACCTGGCCGCCGCGCTCTCCGCCGTCGCCCAGGCGATCCCCCCGGAGCGGATCGACGGCGCGTGGATCTTTCCCGCCCGGCAGCTGGGGCCGCGCGAGAGCGGGCTGGCGGTGCTCTCCGTCTTCGTGGAGGGGGACGAGGCGCGGAGGACGCGGACGATCTACACCATCGGCTACGTGCTGGAGCCGCCCGCGCCCCGCGCCCGCCCGGTGCGCGCGGACGAGGTGGCGGAGCAGGGGACGGTGCCGGTGGACCGCGTCGGGCGCATCATCGAGGGCGTGCTGCGGCGCCTGGACGAGCCCGAGATCCCGGACGTCCGCGAGACCGGGGGCGACGCGGAGAAGTGGAAGGACCTGCTGGGCGAGTTGGGCGGCCTTCCTGGTACCGTCGCCCAGCCGGGCCGGTGAGGCCGCGGATCAGGATCGTCGAGGAGACGGACATCAGCGAGATGCACCGCATTCGCCTGGCCGTTCGTGAGAAACGCCTGGTCGATCCGTCGATGGTGCAGCCGGACGACTACCGCCGCCTGCTGGCGGAGAACGGGCGCGGATGGGTGGCCGAAGCGGAGGGGCGGATCGTGGGCTTTGCGGTGGCGGATGGGACGCGCGGCAACATCTGGGCGCTGTTCGTCCACCCGGATTTCGAGGGCCGCGGGGCCGGGCGGATGCTGCACGACACGATGATGGACTGGTTCTTCGCCTCGGGCGCCGACTCCGTCTGGCTGAGCACCGATCCGGGCACCCGGGCAGAGGCGTTCTACCGCGCTGCCGGCTGGCGGCCGGCCGGCGAGTACCACGGCGAGGCGCGCTACGAGATGTCGAGCCAGGACTGGCTTGCGAGGGGTGGGGGAGGGGAGAGGCGCTGAAGGCGGACGCTGATCGGAACGCGTCGTTTCCCCGGCGAGTGCACGGTGCGGCTTGACCGCACTTATCAAGAATGATTATCGTTCCAGGCAGAACGCCCGCGCGACGGCCCGCTCCCGAGGACCCTTCATGGCCACGATCGAAAAGAACGCCACGGCCCCGCACCTTCACCTGTTCCGCCGGTACCTGCGCCAGCAGGGGCTGCCGGTGACGCAGCAGCGCGAGGTGGTGGCCGACGTTCTGTTCAGCAGCACCGAGCACCTGTCGGTGGAGGAGATCGAGGCCGAGCTCAAGAAGCGCGGCGAGCGCATCGGCAAGGCGACGATCTACCGGACGATGGAAATCCTGGTGCGCGCCGGGCTGGTGGAGGATCACGACTTTGGCGACGGCTTCAAGCGGTACGAGCACCTGTTCGGGCGGCAGCCGGTGCACGAGCACTTGGTGTGCACCCACTGTCGCAAGGTGGTGGAGTTCCGGCGCCGCGAGATCCACCGCATTCAGGACGAGGTGGCGCGCGAGCACGGCTTCATGGCCGTCCGCCACCGGCTGGAGATCTACGGCCTGTGCGCCGACTGCCGCGCGGCGGGCGTACAGCTGAGCAACGACGGCGTGGCGTGCCCGGCGCTGCGGTTGTGAACGGCAGTGCGTAAGTGCGTTAGTGCGTGAGTGCGGAAGTGGACCGCCCCGTGAGATGATCTCGCGGGGCGGTTTTCGTTCGTGCGGTCGAGGATTGTGCAGCGTGGGCCGGTGCCGCGGGGGGCCCTCACTCGGGCCCTCACCCCCCGATCCGCCTCGGCGGTCGGACGGCGGATGCGGTCCGGCTCGTGCAGCGCGCCGGGCCTGCGGGTGCAGTCCGCGCAGGCGGACTTCGTGCCGTTTCAGCTGCGGTTTCAACCGCCGGACAAAAGCCGGGGTGCTCTGCATCCGTGACCGCTGCCGCGCCCGGGCTTGTACGTGTCCGCCGCTAGATCCTTCGGCCCGCGAGGCTCGGCGGACGGGCGAGTTCGGTGCGCAGGGGCCTCAGGATGACAGGCTATGGTGCACCAAAGACTTGGGCGCGCCGAAGTCTGGTGTGTACCCCCTCTCCCACGCTGTTTGTGGGAGAGGGTGGCACGCGTGTCAGCGCGGCCGGGTGAGGGCCCCAGCGAGGCTTGGTGAACGCGCCCTTCCGCTTGACGCGGCCCGGCGTGTGCCTTCTTTTCGGCGTCCGAACCCGAGACGAACGCCGAGCCTGATTGGATAGATGAGCGACCAGATTCCCGCCGCGCTCCAGGAGCTTCCCTGGGAGCTGCCCCGCAACTTCCTGGGGCTGGAAGGCGACGCGGCCACCTGGCAGAACGCCGGCGTGGTCATCGTGCCCATTCCGTACGAGAGCACCGTCAGCTACCAGGGCGGCACCAAGCTGGGCCCCGACGCCATCATCCAGGCGTCGCGCTTCATCGAGCTGTACGACCAGGAGCTGGATGGCGAGCCGGGGCCCGACGTGGGCGTGTGCACGCTGCCCGCGCTGCACCTCACCAGCGCCGGGCCCGAGGCGGCCGTCCGCGAGCTGCGCGAGTGCTACGACGCCATCCTGGCGGAGGCGGGGGATCGTCTCGTCATCGGGCTGGGGGGCGAGCACAGCATCACCAGCGCGCCGGTGCTGGCGCATGCGGACCGCCTGGGCGAGGGGCGCCGCCTGTCGATCCTGCAGTTCGACGCGCACGGCGACCTGCGGCTGGAGTACGAGGGCTCGGCGTTTTCGCACGCGGCGGTGATGGCGCAGTGCATCGACCGCGCGGACCTGGTGCAGGTGGGCATCCGCGCCATCACCAGCGAGGAGCGCGCTCTGATCCGCGAGCGCGAGGGCAGCATCACCACCATCTTCGCCGACGAGATGTGGGACAACGACGCGTGGCAGGACCGCGCGTTCGATGCCCTGGGTGACGACGTGTTCATCACCTTCGACGTGGACTACTTCGACCCGTCG
This genomic interval from Longimicrobium sp. contains the following:
- a CDS encoding Fur family transcriptional regulator, coding for MATIEKNATAPHLHLFRRYLRQQGLPVTQQREVVADVLFSSTEHLSVEEIEAELKKRGERIGKATIYRTMEILVRAGLVEDHDFGDGFKRYEHLFGRQPVHEHLVCTHCRKVVEFRRREIHRIQDEVAREHGFMAVRHRLEIYGLCADCRAAGVQLSNDGVACPALRL
- the speB gene encoding agmatinase, coding for MSDQIPAALQELPWELPRNFLGLEGDAATWQNAGVVIVPIPYESTVSYQGGTKLGPDAIIQASRFIELYDQELDGEPGPDVGVCTLPALHLTSAGPEAAVRELRECYDAILAEAGDRLVIGLGGEHSITSAPVLAHADRLGEGRRLSILQFDAHGDLRLEYEGSAFSHAAVMAQCIDRADLVQVGIRAITSEERALIREREGSITTIFADEMWDNDAWQDRAFDALGDDVFITFDVDYFDPSLMPATGTPEPGGPPWYPTLKLLRRVFEEKNVVGVDVVELAPMGGNSAPDFVVAKLVYKMIAYHSLATRRG
- a CDS encoding GNAT family N-acetyltransferase, producing MRPRIRIVEETDISEMHRIRLAVREKRLVDPSMVQPDDYRRLLAENGRGWVAEAEGRIVGFAVADGTRGNIWALFVHPDFEGRGAGRMLHDTMMDWFFASGADSVWLSTDPGTRAEAFYRAAGWRPAGEYHGEARYEMSSQDWLARGGGGERR